The DNA sequence AGGTTAACCTCTGGCCGAACCTCTCCGGCGGCGAGGTGATCGATCTGATGGGCCGGTTGCGCGGCGGTCTCAACCGTGGTCGCCGGGACGAGCTGCTGCAGCGATTTGATCTTGACCCGGCCAAGAAGGGGCGGACCTACTCGAAGGGCAACCGGCAGAAGGTGGCGCTGGTTGCAGCCCTTGCCTCGGATGCGGAGCTGCTGGTCCTGGACGAGCCCACGGCAGGGCTCGACCCGCTGATGGAGGCGGTGTTCACCGAGTGCATCAATGAGCTCAAGGACGACGGTCGCACAGTGCTGCTGTCCAGCCACATCCTGGCCGAGGTGGAGGCGCTCTGCGACCGGGTGAGCATCATCCGGGCCGGCAGGACCGTCGAGTCGGGCACGCTCGCTGATCTTCGGCACCTCACCCGGACCTCGATCGAGGCCGAGACTGGTAGGACGGCAACCGGCCTCGAGTCCCTCGACGGCGTCTACGACCTGTCGGTGGAGGGCCACCGGGTGCGGTTCGAGGTGGACACCGACAAGCTGGACTCCGCCCTGCGTGCACTGGGCGCGTTCGGCATCCGGACCCTCCGGAGCCAGCCTCCGACGTTGGAGGAGCTGTTCCTCCGCCATTACGGCGACCAGCTGCTCGCACCGGAACCGTCCGAGGACGACTACCGGCCACGCCATGCCCGGGTCGAATGATGGCCCCGTCCGGTCTGGGTGCACTGTCCGGCCTCCCCGCACTGGTCCGGCTGAACCTCCGCCGGGATCGGGTGATGCTGCCGATCTGGCTGGCCAGCACGGCCGCGCTCGCTGCCATCGGTCCACGTAGCGCCCAGACCCTGCTGCCGACCCAGGCAGACTATGACGCCTTCGCCGCGACCGCGCAGGGCAATGCCGCCTTCACCGTCATGCTGGGCCAGCCGCTGCAGGTGAACACCCCGGGCGGGTTCATCTCCTACCGGGTCGGCATCTTCCTGGCGGTGCTGGTGTGTTTCATGAACATCACCGTGGTCAACCGGCACACCCGTGCCGACGAGGAGGCGGGTCGCACCGAGCTGACGCGATCCGGGGTGGTCGGGCGCAACGCACCGCTGACTGCGGCACTGGGGGTCGCCCTGCTCGCCGACCTGGTCGTCCTGCTGGTCGTGCCCGCCGTCCTGATCGCCAACGGACTGCCGACCGTCGGCTCGATCGCGCTCGGGGTGTCGAGCGCCGTCGCCGGCCTGGTGTTCGCCGGGATCGCCTCGGTCGCGGCACAGCTGAACGCCTTCGCGCGCGGAGCCTACGGGCTCTCGGCCGCGCTGATCGGTGTCTCCTACCTGGTGCGCGGGGTGGGCGACTCGGCTGCGCCCGCCCTCTCCTGGTTCTCACCGTTGGGCTGGTTCAAGGCGGTCCGTCCGTTCGCGGGCGAACGATGGTGGGTGTTGCTGGTCTCGTTGGCCTTTGCTGCGGCGATGGTCTGGCTCGGCTATCTGCTGGCTGGCCGTCGAGACCTGGGCGCCGGCGCGCTCCAACCACGCGCGGGCAGGCTCTCGGCAGCGCCGTCGCTGTCCTCCTCGTTCGCACTGGCCGTACGGCTGCAGCGCGGCACCTTCGTCGGCTGGCTGGTGGGGATGCTCGTCCTCGGGGTGACCTACGGCTCGGTGGCGAAGAGCGTGACCGACCTGTTCGATGAGAACCCCGCCCTGCGGCGCTATCTCGAGATCGCCGGCGGCGGCGACCCGGTGCAGGCGTTCATCGCTGCCGCGGCGTTGATCATGGCGTTGATCGGATCCGGCTTCGCTTTGCAGACGAGCCTGCGCGCCCACGGCGAGGAGGGTGCGGGTCGGGTCGAGCCCTTGCTCGGCGCGGCAGTGTCGAAGGTCGGGTGGCTGGGAAGCTATGTGATCATCGCCGTCGTCGGCACCATCGTGATGCTCGTCGCGGCCGGCTTCGGATTCGGGCTGGTGCACGGGATTCGCAGCGGCGACCTGGGACAGGTCGGAGTCGTCATCGCCGCCATGCTGGTGTACGCCCCTGCAGTGTGGGTGCTGATCGGAGCCGCCCTGATGCTGGTCGGCCTATGGCCGGCGGGGACTCCCGCGGTCTGGGGACTGCTCGCCGCCTGTCTGGTGCTGACGTTCTTCGGCTCGGCTCTCGATCTGCCTCAGTGGCTGATCGACCTCTCCCCGTTCGCCCATGTTCCGGGGCTGCCCTCGGCCGAGATGGCGTGGCCACCACTGCTCTGGCTGACCTTGATCGCCGCAGCCCTGATCGGTGTGGGTCTGGTCGGCTTCCGCCGCAGGGACCTGCAGACCCCCTGACGAGCGACATCGAGCCGGTGTCGGCGACACCGAGAAACAGTTCCGGGGAAAACTGAGCGGATCTTCACCTGACCCTCACTGCCGGCTGGAGTTGGGCAAAGGTCGGCCGGTCATTGTTGGTGTTGTCGGATCGGGGGGTTCGCACAGCCGCTTCGGACCAGGGTTCGGAGCAGGCACGAGGTCCGCGCGGTTGAGGTCATCGGTTCAGTACAGGGGGAGGACCGGCCACCTCAGCCGCGCGGGTCTCGGATCACCACAGGGTGGTCCGGGCTGGAGGCTGGTGGGGGCGATGTCGCAGGGCGCTCCCACCAGCCCCCAACGCGCGGCGTTGCTTGATGGCGGTGGCGTGGCCTGACCTTGTCGAAGGGCTCTGGTGTGGCCCTTCGACAGGCTCAGGGCACGTGGACCGCCGGCTCAGGGCACGTGGATTCCGGCTCAGGGCACGCGGACCGCCGGCTCAGGGCACGTCCTTCGACCGGCACGGCGGCGCTCTAGGCTGTGGGGGCAACTGAAGCCCCACAC is a window from the Microlunatus panaciterrae genome containing:
- a CDS encoding ATP-binding cassette domain-containing protein, producing the protein MSPSIDVSALVKTFGRIRALDGLDLQVETGEVHGFLGPNGSGKSTTIRILLGLLRADSGSATVLGGDPWVDAVELHRRLAYVPGEVNLWPNLSGGEVIDLMGRLRGGLNRGRRDELLQRFDLDPAKKGRTYSKGNRQKVALVAALASDAELLVLDEPTAGLDPLMEAVFTECINELKDDGRTVLLSSHILAEVEALCDRVSIIRAGRTVESGTLADLRHLTRTSIEAETGRTATGLESLDGVYDLSVEGHRVRFEVDTDKLDSALRALGAFGIRTLRSQPPTLEELFLRHYGDQLLAPEPSEDDYRPRHARVE
- a CDS encoding ABC transporter permease, with translation MMAPSGLGALSGLPALVRLNLRRDRVMLPIWLASTAALAAIGPRSAQTLLPTQADYDAFAATAQGNAAFTVMLGQPLQVNTPGGFISYRVGIFLAVLVCFMNITVVNRHTRADEEAGRTELTRSGVVGRNAPLTAALGVALLADLVVLLVVPAVLIANGLPTVGSIALGVSSAVAGLVFAGIASVAAQLNAFARGAYGLSAALIGVSYLVRGVGDSAAPALSWFSPLGWFKAVRPFAGERWWVLLVSLAFAAAMVWLGYLLAGRRDLGAGALQPRAGRLSAAPSLSSSFALAVRLQRGTFVGWLVGMLVLGVTYGSVAKSVTDLFDENPALRRYLEIAGGGDPVQAFIAAAALIMALIGSGFALQTSLRAHGEEGAGRVEPLLGAAVSKVGWLGSYVIIAVVGTIVMLVAAGFGFGLVHGIRSGDLGQVGVVIAAMLVYAPAVWVLIGAALMLVGLWPAGTPAVWGLLAACLVLTFFGSALDLPQWLIDLSPFAHVPGLPSAEMAWPPLLWLTLIAAALIGVGLVGFRRRDLQTP